The Novosphingobium sp. 9U genomic sequence TTGCGCGGCGCGCTGAACGGGATCGCTGCCGCGCTGCCACACATGATGAAGCAGCAGTCCGGCCACATCATCATGGTCGGCTCTACCTCGGGCCACCGCGTCGCCCCGATGAACGGCGTCTATGCGGCGACCAAGTTCGCGATCCGTGCCCTGGCAGAAAGCATTCGGATCGAGGGCGGCTCGTCTGTACGCAGCACCTTGATCTCGCCGGGTGCCACGCACACGGAACTGGTCGAGAACATCGACCACCCGATGATCCGCGAAGCGCTCGCGTCGAGAATGGCCGACGCGCTGCCGGTGGATTCCATCGCCCGAGCCATTGCTTACGCCATCGAGCAACCGCACGAGGTAGACGTCAGCGAAGTGCTCGTACGTCCGCTGAAGTTGAAAGACTGATCGCCGATAGCGGGGTCAAGGGGCAAGCGTTTGCACACTTCCGATCGCCCAGCCATCTGGCTGGCCTGTCAGCAGATGAGTAGCAGGCGGCGTCGACCCATTCCGATCGTCCGCTTGGTCGGGCGGCGTCTTGGAAGCGGACCGGCGGCTTACGCTTACTTGCGGTCATTCAGCGTACGGGCGATGCTGAGCGATGCGCTGTTATCATGTTCTCGTTCACGGCAAGCTGAGAAGAACCCTGCTGGCGTCGAACTCGGCGCGATGCAGCCAGCAGGCTTCTACTGTCATCGCTATCTTCTCGCAGCCGACGAGGACGAGGCGACCGTGAAAGCTTTCCGTCGAGTAGGGGACAATCTCGACCGGGAGTTCGGCTGGGTTTCCAACGGTGCTGCTTCCCTCCACCTTGAAGCAGAAGAGATATCGATTGCGCCGATACGCAAGGTGCTCAAGCCAGACAACAAGGGGCATACCTTTTACACCGACGAGTGATGGCAGCCAACACTCCGTCACTGTCGTTCAACCCGGCGCTTGTCGATCCGGAGAACGGTCAGGCTGCTCACGCCCAGTTGCGGTCATTTCAGTTTATCAACGACGGCGTGTCACCGTGAGGGCCTCGTCTATCCTCCAGCCGTCGCTCCCCCGCACCATCCGTGCAACGGTGTGAGCGTTCCTGCTCCGGTACTGAACCACGAACGCGCAGTTGATCGTAGTTGGATCTTTCGAGCTTTCATTAGGCAATGCGTCACTGCACAACACGTCGGCAATTCGCCTAATCCGTTCTGAGTGCACCAAAATAACGCTGTTCGGATCGTCTTGTGCGGCTTGGTTGGCCACCGCCTGAACGACCGCGCCATCGCGGCTACGAACTGCGGCTAATAGTTGCTCATCAGTCGGGCACAACATCGGCGCGGCACAGCGGCTCACACTTGCCAAGATCAACAAAGGGAGCAACAGCGTGTCCTCCTAGCTGTCAAGAACGCTATCGAAATCAGTGGCAGCTAGCCACCCTTAGCTGCCGTCACCCTGAACTTGTTTCAGGGTCTATTTCGCCTCGTAGCTCGGTGCCTCGACTGGCGAGCCGGTGCTTCGATTACACCCGCAATGGTCGGGCCAAGCGGCACGATGGATCCTGAAACGAGTTCAGGATGACGGATGGTAGAAGGGCAGCGACCGAGATCCGCGGTGACGCCGACGTACATGGTGCCGCGGTAGCGATCGGCCATGATGTAGACCCAGCCGCCTTTGTGTTCGCGGTCCATGTCGTGCTCGGAAGAAAGCGGGTCCCGGGTCAAGCCCGGGACGACGATGTGGATGAAGTGAGCAAACCCAATGTTTCGCTATCTCGCAACATCGTCTTCAATCCCCGCAGCCACCTTTACAAAAACCCTCGCACATCCTTCATGAACCGCGCGAACTGGTCGTGGTGCAGCCAATGGCCGGCGTCTTCGTATTCCAGCAGCGTCGCGT encodes the following:
- a CDS encoding SDR family oxidoreductase, giving the protein MEKSMADKVIAITGASSGIGEATARLLARSGAKLVLGARRMERLNALVADIEAQGGAAIALRLDVTDRAETQAYIGAAVERFGRIDVLVNNAGIMKLAPLAEAKQDDWDRMIDVNLRGALNGIAAALPHMMKQQSGHIIMVGSTSGHRVAPMNGVYAATKFAIRALAESIRIEGGSSVRSTLISPGATHTELVENIDHPMIREALASRMADALPVDSIARAIAYAIEQPHEVDVSEVLVRPLKLKD